A single region of the Bacteroides luhongzhouii genome encodes:
- a CDS encoding RagB/SusD family nutrient uptake outer membrane protein, with the protein MTKKIYYIFTLIGSLLLSSCDSYLDIQPVGQVIPNTLAEYRALFTTAYNTALNDRGICEIRTDIATILQSDATSKNSLGDVEKWNDVNPNASTRQFGWAAYYTNIYYANAIIDKKDEISEGSQEDINQLVGEAYLMRAYMHFILVNLYGQPYTAAGALETKAVPLKLNTDLEEIPSRNTVKEIYTSILSDIETARKLINKKEWEVQYSYRFSTLSVDAMESRVYLYMGEWGKSYESSERVLAGKSTLVNLNNEGDKLPNEFTSVEMITAYEIFPNSDYAGSLLLYPAFLQEYEEGKDLRPNKYYQANKNGDYTSIKSGESKFKCTFRTGEFYLNSAEAAAHLNKLPEARSRLLKLVENRYTPEGYEQKKNEINAMSQEKLITEILKERARELAFEGHRWFDLRRTTRPEIKKEIEDVTYTLVQDDSRYTLRIPQDAIDANPGLLN; encoded by the coding sequence ATGACAAAGAAAATATATTATATATTCACATTAATAGGAAGCCTGTTATTATCTTCTTGTGATAGTTATTTGGACATACAGCCAGTAGGCCAAGTAATTCCCAATACGCTAGCTGAATACAGAGCTTTATTCACAACAGCTTACAATACAGCACTCAATGACAGAGGAATATGCGAAATCAGAACAGATATCGCAACCATATTACAGTCTGATGCCACTTCCAAAAATTCTTTAGGAGATGTTGAAAAATGGAATGATGTTAATCCGAATGCAAGTACGAGACAATTTGGATGGGCGGCCTATTATACCAATATCTATTATGCCAACGCAATCATCGATAAAAAAGATGAAATATCAGAAGGAAGTCAAGAAGATATTAATCAATTAGTTGGAGAAGCTTACCTCATGAGAGCATATATGCACTTTATATTGGTCAATCTTTATGGACAACCTTATACAGCTGCCGGAGCATTAGAAACCAAAGCAGTTCCTCTCAAACTCAATACTGATTTAGAAGAAATACCATCACGAAACACTGTAAAAGAAATATATACCTCTATATTGTCTGATATAGAAACAGCAAGGAAACTGATTAATAAAAAAGAATGGGAAGTTCAATATTCATACCGTTTCTCAACATTGTCAGTAGATGCTATGGAATCACGGGTATATTTATACATGGGTGAATGGGGCAAATCTTATGAATCTTCGGAACGTGTACTAGCCGGAAAATCAACATTAGTGAACCTAAACAATGAAGGAGACAAACTTCCTAATGAATTTACATCTGTAGAAATGATCACTGCCTATGAAATTTTCCCGAATAGCGATTATGCCGGATCACTCTTACTGTACCCTGCATTTTTACAAGAATATGAGGAAGGAAAAGATCTACGCCCAAACAAGTACTATCAAGCAAATAAAAATGGAGATTATACTTCTATCAAAAGTGGTGAATCTAAATTCAAATGTACTTTCCGCACTGGAGAGTTTTATTTAAATTCAGCAGAAGCTGCTGCACATTTAAACAAATTGCCTGAAGCACGTTCACGACTTCTAAAGTTAGTAGAGAATCGTTATACACCAGAAGGTTATGAACAAAAGAAGAATGAAATAAATGCGATGAGCCAAGAAAAGCTAATCACAGAAATTCTGAAAGAACGCGCTCGTGAGCTTGCTTTTGAAGGACATCGCTGGTTTGATTTACGCCGAACTACTCGACCAGAAATCAAAAAAGAAATAGAAGATGTGACCTACACACTTGTACAAGATGATTCCCGCTATACATTGCGTATTCCACAAGATGCAATTGATGCCAATCCTGGATTATTAAACTAA
- a CDS encoding zinc-dependent metalloprotease: protein MRMYVKVMAAVIACILLSGETLSAFATTPATENLSWFKKKKKKPEEKEEESKSDYEKLVEGSKTTKGMFAVHQKKNDYYFEIPTSLLGRDLLVVNKLQRVPAELNDAGVNRGVNYENQMVCMEWDKATGKLMLRQQRPLPLAPQTDAIFRSVKDNFISPLIAAFKIEAVNADSTALVIKVNDIYDGTETSINNVFTNINLGTSAIKNLSRILSIKSFSNNVVATSELTTRVTEGTTTVYVTVEVSSSILLLPEKPMMGRFDNQKVGYFTNPLLSFSDAQQRTDKTQYITRWRMEPKPEDREAYLNGQMVEPAKPIVFYIDNSTPYQWRSYIKRGIEDWQIAFEKAGFKNAIIAKEITDSMHVDMDDVNYSVLTYAASEKKNAMGPSLLDPRSGEILEADIMWWHNVLSMVREWITVQTGTVCPEARNVQLPDALMGDAIRFVACHEVGHSLGLRHNMMGSWAFPTDSLRSEAFTSRMNSTASSIMDYARFNYIAQPGDGVKVLSPHIGPYDMFAIEYGYRWYGKNTPEEEKDILFDFLSKHTDRLYKYSEAQDVRDAVDPRAQNEDLGDDPVRSSLLGIENLKRIVPQILQWTTTGEKGQTYEEASRLYYAVINQWNNYLYHVLANIGGIYIENTIVGDGVKTYTFVEKEKQQASLKFLMDEVLTYPKWLFDTEVGQYTYLLRNTPIGKQENAPTQILKNAQAYILWDLLGNTRLMRMIENESVNGKKAFTVVELMDGLHKNIFGVTERGGIPNVMERSLQKNFLDALLTAAAEPEAVKINKKIANEHFLLDHATPFCSCYAAEQRALRQEDRMGAPRVLNFYGSQLNRISDAISVKRGELLRIKKLLQNRLGTSDTAARYHYEDMILRINTALGIK from the coding sequence ATGAGAATGTATGTCAAAGTAATGGCAGCGGTCATTGCATGTATATTGCTGAGTGGAGAAACGCTCTCGGCATTTGCAACTACCCCCGCTACAGAAAATCTGAGTTGGTTTAAAAAGAAAAAGAAAAAACCAGAAGAGAAAGAAGAGGAGAGCAAAAGCGACTACGAGAAATTAGTGGAAGGCAGTAAAACGACCAAAGGGATGTTTGCTGTACATCAAAAGAAGAATGATTATTATTTTGAGATTCCCACCTCACTTTTGGGACGTGATTTATTAGTTGTCAATAAGCTGCAACGAGTTCCTGCCGAACTTAACGATGCGGGCGTAAACCGCGGAGTAAACTATGAGAATCAGATGGTTTGCATGGAATGGGACAAAGCAACGGGCAAACTAATGTTACGACAACAACGTCCATTACCTCTGGCCCCCCAAACGGATGCTATCTTCCGTTCGGTAAAGGATAATTTTATCTCACCATTGATTGCCGCATTCAAGATCGAAGCGGTCAATGCAGATTCTACGGCATTAGTAATCAAGGTGAATGATATTTATGATGGTACGGAAACCAGTATCAATAACGTATTTACCAATATCAATCTGGGTACTTCAGCCATCAAGAATTTATCACGTATTCTATCCATCAAATCCTTTTCAAACAATGTCGTGGCAACTTCCGAGTTGACTACCCGGGTAACAGAAGGCACTACTACTGTTTATGTAACGGTGGAAGTTAGTTCTTCTATTCTCTTACTGCCCGAAAAGCCGATGATGGGACGATTCGACAATCAGAAGGTCGGTTATTTCACGAATCCGTTATTAAGTTTCAGTGATGCACAGCAGCGTACGGATAAGACACAGTATATCACCCGCTGGCGCATGGAACCCAAACCGGAAGACCGGGAGGCTTATCTGAATGGTCAGATGGTGGAACCTGCCAAACCAATTGTCTTCTACATTGACAATTCAACTCCTTACCAATGGCGTTCGTACATAAAGAGAGGTATCGAGGACTGGCAGATTGCTTTTGAAAAGGCTGGTTTCAAGAATGCGATTATCGCCAAAGAAATCACGGACAGTATGCATGTAGACATGGATGATGTCAATTACTCCGTACTGACTTACGCTGCTTCGGAAAAGAAAAATGCAATGGGACCTTCTCTGTTAGATCCCCGTTCCGGAGAAATCCTGGAAGCCGATATTATGTGGTGGCACAATGTGCTTTCTATGGTACGTGAATGGATTACTGTCCAGACCGGAACAGTGTGTCCGGAAGCACGTAATGTGCAATTGCCTGATGCTTTGATGGGAGATGCCATTCGATTTGTAGCCTGTCATGAAGTAGGCCACTCTTTGGGCCTCCGCCACAATATGATGGGTTCATGGGCTTTCCCGACAGACTCATTACGTTCTGAGGCATTCACTTCCAGAATGAATTCTACCGCTTCATCCATCATGGATTATGCACGATTCAATTATATCGCACAGCCTGGAGATGGCGTGAAAGTTCTTTCTCCGCATATCGGTCCTTATGACATGTTCGCCATCGAATATGGGTATCGTTGGTACGGAAAGAATACTCCGGAAGAAGAAAAGGATATTTTATTCGATTTCTTGAGCAAACATACTGATCGGCTTTATAAATATAGTGAAGCACAGGATGTCCGCGATGCGGTAGATCCACGTGCACAGAACGAAGATTTAGGTGATGATCCGGTTCGTTCTTCTTTACTTGGCATTGAGAATCTGAAACGTATCGTTCCACAAATTCTTCAATGGACTACTACCGGTGAGAAGGGACAAACTTATGAAGAAGCATCTCGCCTCTACTATGCCGTAATCAACCAATGGAACAACTATTTATATCATGTCCTTGCCAATATTGGCGGTATCTACATTGAAAATACAATCGTAGGAGACGGCGTTAAAACTTACACATTCGTAGAGAAAGAGAAACAACAAGCTTCACTGAAATTTCTGATGGATGAAGTTTTGACATACCCTAAATGGTTGTTTGACACGGAAGTAGGACAATATACTTATCTGCTTCGCAATACTCCCATCGGAAAACAGGAGAATGCTCCGACACAAATCTTAAAGAACGCCCAAGCCTATATCCTTTGGGATTTACTTGGCAATACTCGTTTGATGCGTATGATAGAAAATGAATCTGTCAACGGAAAGAAAGCCTTTACAGTAGTGGAACTTATGGACGGACTTCATAAGAACATTTTCGGTGTTACCGAACGTGGTGGTATCCCTAACGTTATGGAACGTTCTTTGCAGAAAAACTTCCTCGATGCATTACTTACAGCCGCTGCAGAACCTGAAGCCGTTAAAATCAACAAGAAGATTGCCAACGAACATTTCTTGCTTGACCACGCTACTCCTTTCTGCAGCTGTTACGCTGCCGAACAACGTGCACTTCGTCAGGAAGACCGGATGGGTGCTCCACGTGTACTCAATTTCTATGGCAGTCAACTCAACCGTATTTCAGATGCTATTTCTGTGAAACGCGGTGAATTATTACGTATCAAGAAGTTGTTGCAGAACCGTCTCGGAACTTCCGATACCGCTGCACGCTATCATTATGAGGACATGATTCTGCGTATTAATACGGCTTTAGGAATCAAATAA
- a CDS encoding WG repeat-containing protein, with amino-acid sequence MSSTITKFFASFLAYGVANKKKRFSAIGRFSEGLAPVKGKIQWGYINKEYDVVIPLMYERAFSFKEGLGMVVLNSQYGFIDHTGQIRIPFKYAAAHSFEQECARVCHDGLWGLIDRQGNYILPPTYSQIELFAEGLALVSLHNKVGFINKKGEVVIPLEYDNGCSFSEGLAAVCIESQSSKWGYINKDNEEVLPFKYDIAEPFYNNIARVGLYGKNMKINKQGSECL; translated from the coding sequence ATGAGCAGCACTATTACAAAGTTCTTCGCTTCTTTTTTAGCTTATGGGGTAGCTAATAAGAAAAAGCGCTTCTCGGCCATTGGCCGTTTCTCTGAAGGATTGGCACCGGTTAAAGGAAAAATCCAATGGGGATACATTAATAAAGAATATGACGTTGTCATTCCTCTAATGTATGAACGGGCTTTCTCGTTTAAAGAAGGATTAGGGATGGTAGTACTCAATTCTCAATACGGATTCATCGACCATACCGGACAAATACGGATTCCGTTTAAATACGCAGCCGCTCACTCGTTTGAGCAAGAATGTGCACGAGTATGTCACGATGGATTATGGGGACTGATTGACAGACAAGGAAACTACATTCTTCCACCGACTTACAGTCAAATAGAGCTATTCGCGGAAGGATTAGCCCTCGTCTCACTACACAACAAAGTAGGATTCATTAATAAGAAAGGAGAAGTTGTCATTCCGTTGGAATATGATAATGGATGCTCTTTTTCTGAAGGATTGGCTGCTGTTTGCATTGAAAGCCAGTCATCCAAGTGGGGATACATAAACAAAGATAATGAAGAAGTACTTCCTTTTAAGTACGATATTGCAGAACCCTTTTATAACAACATAGCTCGAGTGGGTCTCTATGGAAAAAACATGAAAATCAACAAGCAGGGCAGTGAATGTCTATAA
- the ald gene encoding alanine dehydrogenase has protein sequence MIIGVPKEIKNNENRVGMTPSGVAEVVKQGHRVFIQHTAGINSGFPDEAYQAVGAHILPTIEDIYATAEMIVKVKEPIITEYNLIRKGQLLFTYFHFASDRELTLAMLSNKSICLAYETVEEADHTLPLLIPMSEVAGRMSIQEGARFLEKPQGGKGILLGGVPGVKPAKVLILGGGIVGSNAAQMAAGMGADVTITDINLARLRYLSETLPKNVKTLYASELRIRKELPDVDLVIGSVLIPGDKAPHLITKEMLSMMQPGTVLVDVAIDQGGCFETSHPTTHSAPTYIVDGIIHYAVANIPGAVPYTSTLALTNATLPYVIALANKGWKKACKDNPALALGLNIVEGKIVYKAVADVFGLKYEPVSLS, from the coding sequence ATGATTATCGGAGTACCAAAGGAAATCAAAAACAATGAGAACCGTGTAGGCATGACACCTTCGGGAGTGGCTGAAGTGGTAAAACAAGGGCATCGGGTATTTATCCAACATACAGCGGGAATAAATAGCGGTTTTCCGGATGAAGCATATCAAGCTGTCGGCGCACATATCCTGCCAACAATAGAAGATATTTACGCCACTGCCGAGATGATCGTAAAGGTGAAAGAGCCGATAATCACTGAATATAACTTAATAAGAAAAGGACAGTTACTATTCACTTATTTCCATTTTGCTTCCGACAGGGAGTTAACCCTTGCCATGCTCTCCAACAAATCAATATGCCTGGCTTACGAAACTGTAGAAGAAGCAGACCACACATTACCTTTATTAATTCCGATGAGCGAAGTTGCCGGACGTATGTCTATTCAGGAAGGTGCCCGTTTCCTGGAAAAGCCGCAAGGTGGAAAAGGTATTCTTTTGGGAGGTGTGCCAGGTGTTAAACCGGCTAAAGTATTAATTTTAGGTGGCGGAATCGTAGGTAGCAATGCTGCGCAAATGGCTGCGGGAATGGGGGCAGACGTCACTATCACAGATATAAATCTGGCACGTTTGCGCTATTTGAGTGAAACACTTCCTAAGAATGTAAAGACATTGTATGCATCCGAACTAAGAATCAGAAAAGAATTGCCGGATGTTGATTTAGTTATCGGTTCCGTATTGATTCCCGGCGATAAAGCACCGCATCTGATTACTAAAGAGATGCTTTCGATGATGCAACCCGGCACAGTATTAGTAGATGTAGCGATTGACCAGGGAGGATGTTTCGAGACTTCTCACCCAACCACCCACAGTGCACCGACCTATATTGTAGACGGAATCATTCATTATGCAGTAGCTAATATTCCGGGAGCCGTACCTTATACTTCCACTCTTGCACTGACTAATGCTACCCTCCCCTACGTGATCGCTTTAGCAAATAAAGGATGGAAAAAAGCCTGCAAAGATAATCCGGCATTGGCTCTCGGACTGAATATTGTAGAAGGAAAAATCGTTTATAAAGCTGTAGCCGATGTATTTGGTTTGAAATACGAACCTGTCAGCCTATCATAA
- a CDS encoding DUF4858 domain-containing protein has protein sequence MDRLKRFIATMVLCLTALFAYSQVWTAQDSLHLKKLLESDQELHLNMDAVKSIDFGTAVGTPRMSEEKSWMMPDESLPEALPKPKVVLSLMPYKANTRYNWDPIYQKKIKIDKNTWRGDPFYEIRHQRSYSNWARNPMAKGVRKSLDEIQASGVRFRQLSERANGMMVNSVVMDAPIPLFGGSGVYINGGTVGGLDLMAVFTKEFWNKKGRDNRARTLEVLRTYGDSTTVLINKPIEQIAR, from the coding sequence ATGGATAGATTGAAACGGTTTATTGCAACGATGGTACTGTGCCTGACGGCTTTATTTGCATATTCGCAAGTATGGACGGCGCAAGACTCTTTGCATTTGAAGAAATTGCTGGAGAGTGACCAGGAATTGCATTTGAATATGGATGCTGTAAAGTCGATTGATTTCGGGACTGCAGTCGGTACTCCCCGAATGTCGGAGGAGAAAAGCTGGATGATGCCTGATGAATCGCTTCCTGAAGCTTTGCCTAAACCGAAAGTGGTGTTGAGTTTGATGCCATATAAGGCGAATACCCGTTATAACTGGGATCCTATCTATCAGAAGAAGATAAAGATTGATAAAAACACTTGGCGGGGAGATCCTTTCTATGAGATACGCCATCAAAGATCCTACTCGAACTGGGCACGTAATCCGATGGCGAAAGGGGTGCGTAAATCTTTGGATGAGATACAGGCGAGCGGAGTACGTTTCCGACAGTTGAGTGAACGTGCCAATGGAATGATGGTGAATTCGGTAGTGATGGACGCACCTATTCCCTTGTTTGGTGGGAGCGGAGTGTATATCAATGGCGGAACGGTCGGCGGACTTGACTTGATGGCTGTCTTTACCAAAGAGTTCTGGAATAAGAAAGGCAGAGATAACCGCGCCCGCACATTGGAAGTTTTGAGAACTTATGGAGATTCTACAACTGTGTTGATAAATAAACCCATCGAACAGATTGCCCGCTGA
- a CDS encoding NAD(P)H-dependent flavin oxidoreductase → MNRITSLLGIQYPIIQGGMVWCSGWRLASAVSNAGGLGLIGAGSMHPDTLREHIRKCNAATKFPFGVNIPLMYPQIEEIMNIVVEEGVKIVFTSAGNPKTWTGWLKERGITVVHVVSSSRFAVKCEEAGVDAVVAEGFEAGGHNGREETTTFCLIPAVREATTLPLIAAGGIGTGEGILAAMVLGAEGVQIGTRFALTEESSASPVFKDYCLSLGEGDTKLLLKKLAPTRLVKNAFREAVEKAEDSGATSEELRTLLGRGRAKKGIFEGDLEEGELEIGQVSAIISRRQSVAEVMNELVESYQQAVEKYKFPFMIG, encoded by the coding sequence ATGAATAGAATTACTTCCCTTCTGGGTATTCAATATCCTATTATTCAAGGTGGCATGGTGTGGTGTAGCGGCTGGCGTCTTGCTTCTGCCGTGAGCAATGCCGGCGGATTGGGATTGATCGGTGCCGGTTCTATGCATCCGGACACTTTACGTGAACATATCCGTAAATGTAATGCGGCCACAAAGTTTCCCTTTGGCGTGAATATCCCTTTGATGTATCCCCAGATAGAAGAGATTATGAATATTGTGGTGGAAGAGGGAGTGAAGATTGTTTTTACCTCTGCCGGAAATCCGAAAACATGGACGGGATGGTTGAAGGAACGTGGAATAACAGTTGTTCATGTCGTATCTTCTTCTCGTTTTGCTGTGAAATGTGAGGAAGCCGGGGTGGACGCAGTAGTGGCCGAAGGCTTTGAAGCCGGAGGGCATAATGGACGGGAAGAAACAACGACTTTCTGTTTGATTCCGGCTGTACGTGAGGCTACAACATTACCTTTGATAGCCGCGGGAGGTATTGGTACAGGAGAAGGAATATTGGCTGCTATGGTGTTGGGGGCCGAAGGCGTACAAATAGGAACACGTTTTGCGCTGACTGAAGAGAGTTCTGCGAGTCCGGTATTTAAAGATTATTGTTTGAGTCTTGGTGAAGGGGATACTAAGTTGTTATTGAAAAAGCTGGCTCCGACACGATTGGTAAAGAATGCTTTTCGTGAAGCGGTGGAGAAGGCTGAAGATAGTGGTGCTACTTCCGAAGAATTAAGAACTTTGCTCGGACGCGGACGTGCCAAGAAAGGTATCTTCGAAGGTGACTTGGAAGAAGGTGAACTGGAAATAGGACAAGTCTCGGCAATTATATCCCGTCGACAGTCGGTGGCAGAGGTGATGAATGAATTGGTTGAATCTTATCAGCAAGCTGTGGAGAAATATAAATTCCCATTTATGATAGGCTGA
- a CDS encoding SusC/RagA family TonB-linked outer membrane protein encodes MRKKYLCILICLFANALAFASAANRTITGVVISGEDNEPLIGASVYVNADDLKKAGASQTSLGTITDMDGKFSISIPEKVTRLHCSYIGFEEQDIVLQAGKDTYRIVLQASAHTLGDVVVTGYQELERRKLTAAIAKVDVTDGMVGAAKSIDQALAGQIAGVAVTTTSGAPGAPARIRIRGTASLNGTQDPLWVLDGIPLEGTDIPEINKDNDNDIVNMSQSSIAGLSPNDIESITILKDAAATAIYGARAANGVIVVTTKRGKTGKPVINFNTKLTYTPNLNTSRLNLLNSEEKVDLELQLLKEARFDILWGLTDPIPVFPEKGKVAAIMKQYNLIDIYKEQGWNGLTPEAQNSINKLKTINTDWNDILFRDAFTQEYNFSISGGSEKVTYYNSLGYVKENGNVPGVSMSRFNLTSKTSYQINKILKIGMSIFANRRKNNTFMTDTYGLINPIYYSRIANPYFAPFDEQGNYLYDYDVVRSNETDEKQGFNIFEERANTNKESVTTAINSIFDVQLRFNDQWKVYSQIGVQWDQLSQEEYAGINSYNIRNIRETNKYWKNGVQTYLIPEGGMLKTTNSTTSQLTWKIQGEYKNTFGDIHDIQIMAGSEIRKNWVDNQASTGYGYDPKKLTFQNLIFKDEAQANDWNLKTKSYKENAFASFFANGSYTLMNRYTLGGSVRMDGSDLFGVDKKYRFLPIYSVSGLWRLSNESFIRQYKWIDNLALRLSYGLQGNIDKGTSPFLVGKYDNVNILPGYSEENIIINSAPNSKLRWEKTASYNLGMDFSVLNQAINLSVDYYYRKGTDLIGSKALALENGFTNMSINWASMENKGVEVNLQTRNITTKNFSWYTTFNFAYNQNKVLKVLTDKSQVTPSLEGYPVGAIFALKTKGINPDTGQIYLENKEGKAVTVEELFRMTSNEDGLGTYQIGPNSEEQRDFYSYVGTSDAPYTGGFLNTFNYRNWELNLNFSYNFGAHVKTTPSYNVSDLDPGRNMNRDILDRWTPENKTGKFPALATYNYNPADYYLFSTRNDIYRSLDIWVKKLSFVRLQNIRLAYRVPSEWLHKLSIGGATVGLEARNLFVISSNYDNYMDPESMGNLYSTPVPKSITFNLSLNF; translated from the coding sequence ATGAGAAAAAAATACTTGTGCATTCTTATATGCCTCTTTGCAAATGCGCTGGCCTTTGCCAGCGCTGCTAATCGTACAATCACCGGAGTCGTTATATCCGGTGAAGATAATGAACCTCTGATCGGCGCTTCCGTATATGTTAACGCAGACGATTTGAAAAAGGCCGGAGCATCACAGACTTCTCTAGGTACTATCACTGATATGGATGGTAAATTCTCCATTTCCATTCCGGAAAAGGTGACTAGGTTACATTGTAGTTATATAGGATTTGAAGAACAAGACATCGTTTTGCAAGCAGGAAAAGATACTTATCGTATTGTACTTCAAGCTTCTGCACACACATTGGGAGACGTCGTAGTAACCGGTTATCAAGAACTGGAACGTCGTAAACTGACTGCTGCCATTGCCAAAGTAGATGTTACAGATGGAATGGTAGGTGCTGCAAAAAGTATCGACCAGGCATTAGCGGGACAAATCGCCGGTGTGGCTGTAACGACAACTTCCGGTGCACCGGGAGCTCCAGCACGTATTCGTATTCGTGGTACTGCTTCACTGAATGGAACACAAGACCCGCTGTGGGTATTGGATGGAATACCATTGGAAGGGACTGATATTCCAGAAATCAACAAAGATAACGATAATGACATCGTAAATATGTCACAATCTTCTATCGCAGGTTTAAGTCCAAACGACATTGAAAGCATTACGATATTAAAAGATGCAGCTGCTACTGCTATCTATGGTGCACGTGCTGCAAATGGCGTAATTGTGGTAACAACCAAAAGAGGAAAAACCGGAAAACCTGTTATTAACTTCAATACTAAATTGACTTATACTCCAAATCTCAATACTTCACGACTCAACTTACTAAACTCGGAAGAGAAAGTCGATTTGGAACTTCAATTATTAAAAGAAGCACGGTTTGACATATTATGGGGATTAACAGATCCGATACCGGTATTTCCTGAAAAAGGAAAAGTTGCTGCTATCATGAAGCAATATAACTTAATAGACATCTATAAAGAACAGGGGTGGAACGGACTGACACCTGAAGCCCAAAATTCTATAAACAAACTGAAAACAATCAATACAGACTGGAATGATATATTATTCAGAGATGCTTTCACGCAAGAATATAACTTTAGCATTTCTGGTGGTAGCGAAAAGGTTACTTATTACAACTCACTTGGTTATGTCAAAGAAAACGGAAATGTACCAGGTGTAAGCATGAGCCGTTTTAATCTGACCAGTAAAACGTCTTACCAAATCAACAAAATATTAAAAATTGGAATGTCTATTTTTGCCAACAGACGCAAGAATAACACATTTATGACTGATACTTACGGACTTATTAACCCTATATATTATTCACGTATCGCCAACCCTTACTTTGCTCCGTTTGACGAACAAGGAAACTACCTTTACGATTACGACGTAGTCAGAAGTAATGAAACAGATGAAAAGCAAGGCTTCAATATATTCGAAGAACGAGCAAATACCAATAAAGAGTCTGTCACCACAGCCATCAATTCTATCTTTGATGTTCAGCTACGTTTTAACGATCAGTGGAAAGTTTATTCACAGATTGGTGTGCAATGGGATCAATTGTCGCAAGAAGAATATGCCGGGATAAATTCATATAATATTAGGAATATACGTGAAACCAATAAATATTGGAAAAATGGTGTACAAACCTATCTTATACCAGAAGGAGGCATGCTTAAAACAACTAATAGTACAACCTCACAACTCACATGGAAAATCCAGGGAGAATACAAAAACACATTTGGGGATATACATGACATACAAATAATGGCTGGTTCGGAAATTCGCAAAAACTGGGTAGACAACCAAGCCTCAACCGGATACGGATATGATCCCAAGAAACTAACATTCCAGAATCTCATATTTAAAGATGAAGCACAAGCCAATGATTGGAATCTAAAAACTAAATCGTACAAGGAAAACGCTTTTGCTTCTTTCTTTGCCAATGGTTCATATACTTTAATGAATCGTTATACATTGGGAGGAAGTGTGCGCATGGATGGTTCTGATTTATTCGGAGTAGATAAGAAATACCGTTTCTTACCAATCTATTCGGTAAGTGGTTTGTGGCGTTTATCTAATGAATCGTTCATTAGACAATACAAATGGATTGATAATTTAGCTCTTCGCCTTTCTTATGGTTTACAAGGAAATATTGATAAGGGAACCTCTCCATTCCTAGTCGGGAAATATGATAATGTGAATATTTTACCTGGTTACAGTGAAGAAAATATTATTATCAATAGTGCTCCCAACAGTAAATTACGCTGGGAAAAAACAGCATCTTACAATTTAGGAATGGATTTTTCCGTACTCAATCAAGCCATCAATCTTAGTGTAGATTACTACTATAGAAAAGGAACAGACTTAATTGGTTCTAAAGCATTAGCTTTGGAAAATGGATTCACTAATATGTCTATAAACTGGGCTAGTATGGAAAATAAAGGTGTAGAAGTAAATCTGCAGACACGTAATATCACCACTAAAAACTTCTCTTGGTACACTACTTTCAACTTCGCATATAATCAAAATAAAGTACTAAAAGTACTTACAGATAAAAGCCAAGTGACTCCTAGTCTGGAAGGATATCCTGTAGGTGCAATCTTTGCGCTAAAAACAAAAGGTATAAATCCTGATACAGGACAAATCTATCTTGAGAATAAAGAGGGCAAAGCTGTCACTGTAGAAGAATTATTTAGAATGACATCGAATGAAGACGGACTTGGCACTTACCAAATAGGACCGAATAGCGAAGAACAAAGAGATTTCTACAGCTATGTCGGAACGTCAGACGCTCCCTATACGGGCGGTTTTCTAAATACGTTCAATTACCGAAATTGGGAACTGAATCTGAATTTTTCATATAATTTTGGAGCACACGTAAAAACAACTCCAAGTTATAATGTGTCTGACTTAGATCCAGGACGCAATATGAATAGAGACATACTGGATAGATGGACACCGGAAAATAAAACAGGAAAATTCCCTGCATTAGCAACGTATAACTACAATCCGGCTGACTACTACTTGTTCAGTACTCGAAATGACATTTACAGATCACTGGACATCTGGGTAAAAAAACTAAGCTTTGTACGCTTACAAAATATTCGTCTTGCTTATCGGGTGCCATCCGAATGGCTGCATAAACTAAGTATCGGCGGAGCAACTGTAGGATTAGAGGCTCGTAACCTATTCGTTATCAGCTCTAATTATGATAATTATATGGATCCGGAGTCAATGGGCAACCTATACTCTACCCCAGTTCCCAAATCCATTACCTTCAATCTAAGTCTTAACTTTTAA